A window of Streptomyces sp. DG1A-41 contains these coding sequences:
- a CDS encoding NADH:flavin oxidoreductase encodes MTVDASAASRAAEILSRPVSLGGLTVPNRIAMAPMTRMFSPGGVPGEDVISYYSRRAAAGVGLIVTEGTYVGHESAGQSDSVPRFHGEEQLAGWAKVAEAVRAAGGTIVPQLWHIGMVRNQGEPPVADAPAVGPSGLRIGAAEPTGKAMTQADIDAVIGAFAEAAAAAERIGFDGVEIHGAHGYLLDQFLWEGTNRRTDAYGGDPVARTRFSAEIVAAVRESVSADFPVIFRYSQWKQDAYDARLAETPEELEAILAPLAAAGADAFHASTRRYWVPEFDDSDLNLAGWTKKITGKPAITVGSVGLNGGDFLKSFQGEGAEVGDLDNLLDRFERDEFDLVAVGRALLQDPQWARKVLSGRFDELAPYDPAALQTLS; translated from the coding sequence GTGACCGTCGACGCCTCCGCCGCCTCCCGTGCCGCCGAAATCCTGTCCCGGCCCGTATCGCTGGGCGGCCTGACCGTCCCGAACCGGATCGCGATGGCGCCGATGACCCGCATGTTCTCCCCGGGCGGCGTCCCCGGCGAGGACGTCATCTCGTACTACTCCCGCCGCGCCGCCGCCGGTGTCGGCCTGATCGTCACCGAGGGCACCTATGTCGGCCACGAGTCGGCCGGTCAGAGCGACAGCGTGCCGCGGTTCCACGGTGAGGAGCAGCTCGCGGGCTGGGCGAAGGTCGCCGAGGCGGTGCGCGCCGCGGGCGGCACGATCGTGCCGCAGCTGTGGCACATCGGCATGGTCCGCAACCAGGGCGAGCCGCCGGTCGCCGACGCCCCGGCGGTCGGCCCCTCCGGGCTGCGCATCGGCGCCGCCGAGCCCACCGGCAAGGCCATGACCCAGGCCGACATCGACGCCGTCATCGGCGCGTTCGCCGAGGCCGCGGCCGCGGCCGAGCGCATCGGCTTCGACGGCGTGGAGATCCACGGCGCCCACGGCTACCTGCTCGACCAGTTCCTCTGGGAGGGCACCAACCGCCGCACCGACGCCTACGGCGGCGACCCGGTCGCCCGCACCAGGTTCTCCGCGGAGATCGTCGCGGCCGTCCGCGAGTCCGTCTCCGCCGACTTCCCCGTCATCTTCCGCTACTCGCAGTGGAAGCAGGACGCCTACGACGCCCGCCTCGCCGAGACGCCCGAGGAGCTGGAGGCCATCCTGGCCCCGCTCGCCGCGGCCGGTGCCGACGCCTTCCACGCCTCCACCCGCCGCTACTGGGTCCCCGAGTTCGACGACTCCGACCTCAACCTGGCCGGCTGGACCAAGAAGATCACCGGCAAGCCCGCCATCACCGTCGGCTCGGTCGGCCTCAACGGCGGCGACTTCCTCAAGTCCTTCCAGGGCGAGGGCGCCGAGGTCGGCGACCTCGACAACCTCCTGGACCGCTTCGAGCGCGACGAGTTCGACCTGGTCGCCGTCGGCCGCGCCCTGCTCCAGGACCCGCAGTGGGCGCGGAAGGTCCTGTCCGGCCGCTTCGACGAGCTGGCGCCGTACGACCCGGCGGCGCTGCAGACGCTCAGCTGA